The following coding sequences are from one Plasmodium gaboni strain SY75 chromosome 10, whole genome shotgun sequence window:
- a CDS encoding early transcribed membrane protein 10.1, giving the protein MKISKILFFFVAIIAVKLFIPGYVLAGSSGSGGVKKLTDAQKKKKNIVILSSVASVLAALIGAGVGFGIYYKNHKSDNKEEGNDKKGSGDSKNKQESTPLLTAKPSV; this is encoded by the coding sequence ATGAAAATTTCAAagattttatttttcttcgTTGCTATTATAGCAgttaaattatttattccAGGATATGTTTTAGCAGGTAGTAGTGGATCAGGTGGCgtaaaaaaattaacagATGCTcaaaagaagaagaagaacATTGTAATATTATCTTCCGTAGCTTCTGTTCTCGCTGCCCTAATAGGTGCTGGTGTAGGTTTTggtatatattataagaatCATAAATCCGATAACAAAGAAGAAGgaaatgataaaaaagGAAGCGGTGATTCCAAAAACAAACAAGAAAGCACACCACTTTTAACTGCTAAACCTTCAGtataa